One genomic segment of Centropristis striata isolate RG_2023a ecotype Rhode Island chromosome 11, C.striata_1.0, whole genome shotgun sequence includes these proteins:
- the plvapa gene encoding plasmalemma vesicle associated protein a gives MYTQVSKSSPHAHKKMQYRSKGKSCGYYMRIVFFFSSLIQSLIIVSLVLFLVYGKTQDSASTSRIQDLEETFSRLSIENVALRHQRKNLTNLLNTTLTEKARNDWDLERFRYVINISSILIQDIDKKLSQCNTELFMCKSKNLFNTGCERSTTFTNPSNCNCGLLADQLKARLELVDSNFTQTTQRMRMETDQIAKERDNLNLEVIRLRRDKTSHEKEVEFFRKRCKEEFAQSLSGISNVSKAFIEKINTLFPMHIPFQLTCTKQRENLEQIRTNCTSLSMEVEDKLQHYLNIVGGQVSNIQHENSRLKAENLLLNDDYRRCSTNRTATIKQNKQNLDKLQQKHDEDQERLLMDKMRLNGEIEVLKNNVKYRTKMVDHLTEQIKQLNMSCMLKPGFGGLPGGFPPQTPHTQWGLNTGGGTNPFGGQPGGPVSGGLGSNLGSLGSAAHKPATGTGSLSSGYNKPGSTGLGSSGSSPYPSGSGSSAFNKPTTGLGSSLLPSGSSNSAVSSYNKPSTGSGSSLLSSTGLGSSTGLGSNKPSFANPSLSSGSNKPAFGTSLGSSGLGLNKPTTNVKPSTGLGSSSSSSGSVSKSNSGSSGLSWWGMGASSSTQNKPGSSTGKGPSTGSSSGGTGSLFGAGRSSGLGGGSVNVAQHLRDLQRIINPSAPEEKQDLSRVLG, from the exons ATGTATACCCAAGTGTCCAAGTCCAGCCCGCATGCCCATAAGAAGATGCAGTACCGCTCCAAGGGCAAGAGCTGCGGCTACTACATGCGcatcgtcttcttcttctcgtcGCTCATTCAGTCTCTTATCATAGTGAGCCTCGTGCTCTTTCTGGTCTACGGTAAGACGCAGGACTCCGCGTCCACGTCTCGCATCCAGGACCTGGAGGAGACCTTCAGCAGACTCTCCATCGAGAACGTGGCTCTACGACACCAGAGGAAGAACCTGACCAACCTACTCAACACCACCCTGACGGAGAAGGCCCGCAATGACTGGGACCTGGAAAGGTTCCGCTACGTCATCAACATCTCATCCATCCTCATACAAGACATCGACAAGAAGCTG AGTCAGTGCAACACCGAGTTGTTTATGTGCAAGAGCAAAAACTTGTTCAACACCGGTTGTGAAAGATCAACCACAT TCACTAATCCAAGCAACTGTAACTGTGGGCTGTTGGCTGACCAGCTGAAAGCCAGACTCGAGTTGGTGGACTCCAACTTCACACAAACGACCCAGAGGATGAGGATGGAAACGGACCAGATTGCCAAAGAGAGGGACAACCTTAACTTGGAAGTCATCCGTCTGCGCAGGGACAAAACCTCTCATGAAAAGGAAGTGGAGTTCTTCAGAAAAAGATGTAAAGAGGAATTCGCCCAGTCCTTGAGCGGCATCTCCAATGTTTCCAAGGCTTTCATCGAGAAGATCAATACCCTCTTCCCTATGCACATCCCCTTCCAGCTCACCTGTACCAAACAGAGGGAGAACCTGGAGCAGATCCGCACCAACTGCACCAGCCTGTCCATGGAGGTTGAAGACAAGCTTCAGCATTACCTGAATATAGTGGGAGGCCAGGTGTCTAACATCCAGCATGAGAACAGCCGCTTGAAGGCAGAGAACTTGCTGCTGAATGACGACTACCGACGGTGCAGCACGAACCGCACGGCCACGATCAAGCAGAACAAACAGAACCTAGACAAGCTTCAGCAGAAACACGATGAGGACCAGGAGAGACTCCTTATGGACAAGATGAGGCTAAatggagaaatagaagtccttaAGAACAATGTCAAGTATAGAACTAAAATGGTTGATCACCTGACAGAGCAAATCAAGCAGCTCAACATGTCCTGCATGCTAAAG CCAGGTTTTGGTGGACTTCCTGGAGGATTCCCCCCTCAGACACCACATACACAGTGGGGCTTAAACACTGGTGGTGGAACCAACCCATTTGGGGGTCAGCCTGGTGGGCCAGTGTCAGGTGGTTTGGGGTCGAACCTTGGCTCATTAGGGTCAGCAGCCCATAAACCAGCGACCGGGACGGGCTCTTTGTCATCAGGGTACAATAAGCCAGGGTCGACTGGGTTAGGTTCTTCAGGCTCGTCCCCCTACCCTTCCGGGTCAGGCAGTTCAGCATTCAATAAGCCAACAACTGGGTTGGGCTCATCCCTCTTGCCGTCAGGGTCAAGCAACTCAGCTGTGTCATCATACAATAAGCCATCGACCGGGTCGGGCTCTTCCCTCTTGTCGTCTACTGGGTTAGGTAGCTCCACCGGGTTAGGATCCAACAAGCCAAGCTTTGCAAATCCAAGTCTTAGCTCAGGTTCAAATAAACCAGCCTTTGGGACATCCTTGGGGTCAAGTGGGTTAGGCTTAAATAAGCCAACAACCAATGTGAAACCCTCCACAGGCCTCGGGTCATCCTCTAGTTCCTCTGGGTcagtaagtaaaagtaattcAGGCAGCTCCGGATTATCTTGGTGGGGGATGGGGGCCAGTAGCTCAACCCAAAATAAGCCAGGAAGCTCAACAGGGAAAGGACCATCAACTGGGAGCAGCTCTGGAGGAACTGGATCGTTATTTGGTGCGGGAAGATCGAGTGGACTGGGAGGTGGCTCAG TCAACGTTGCTCAACACCTCAGAGATCTGCAGCGCATCATCAACCCCTCCGCCCCAGA GGAGAAACAAGATCTCTCCAGAGTGTTGGGTTAG